Part of the Flagellimonas eckloniae genome, TGGATAATTATTTGGGATTGGTGGCCGCCAGTTCCATTATTCGTCCCGGAGTGGCCAAAAGCGGTATGATGCGGGAATATATTCTTCGTCATCGCCATAAAGGAAGAGCCAAAGAAAAAGCACATCCTGTAATGCTGGATATTATGCCGGACACCTATGGCGTAATGGTCTACCAAGAAGATGTAATCAAAGTAGCGCACCATTTTGCAGGTTTGGATTTGGGCGAGGCCGATGTGCTCCGTAGGGGTATGAGCGGTAAGTTCCGATCGCGGGAAGAATTTCAAAAGGTAAAGGACAAATTCATTTCCAACTGTCGTAAAAAAGGCTATTCGGACACCTTAATATATGAGGTATGGAATCAAGTCGCTAGTTTTGCAGGCTATGCCTTTGCCAAGGGGCATTCGGCCTCCTATGCGGTAGAAAGTTATCAAAGCCTTTTTCTAAGAGCTTATTTTCCTTTGGAATACTTAGTAGCAGTCCTAAATAATGGAGGTGGATTTTATCGTTCCGAATTCTATATTCACGATGCCCGTATGATGGGTGCCACCATTCATCCTCCCTGTGTAAACAACAGTAATATAGCCAACCGTATTTGTGGTAGCCATATTTATCTAGGGATGCTATACCTACGGGATTTGGAAAGCAGGGTCATGGAGCGTATTGTTAAGGAAAGAACCCTAAACGGACACTTTGTTTCTTTGGAAGGTTTTTTGGACAGAGTGATGATTTCGGTTGAACAACTTGCCATCCTGATTCGTATTGATGCGTTCCGTTTTACCAGAATCAACAAACATGAACTGCTTTGGAAAGCACATTTGATGCTATCAAAAAATGACCGCTTGGAACATCCGAAACTCTTTCCTCCACGTCACCAAAAATTTCAGATTCCTAAACTACATACCACAGATTTGGAAACTGCTTTTGAAGAATTGGAGCTCTTGGGTTTTGCCCTCTGCAGTCCTTTTGAGTTATTGGCAGAGCCTCCTAAAAATACTCACGGACAACGGAATTTGCATCGCTATTTGAACAAACATATTGATATTTATGGTTATCTGATTACAGTAAAAAACACCAGCACCCATACTGGAAAACGTATGCATTTTGCCACTATGGTAGATCAACACGGGGAGGTATTCGACACGGTGTTATTCCCATCGGTAGCTGCCAAATATCATTTTAGGGGTAAAGGCATTTATCGATTTTATGGAAAAGTTGTGGAGGAATTTGGTTTTTTAAGCATTGAAGTCATCAAAATCCAAAAACAGGATTATATCTCCGATCCCAGATATGCCGATATGAAAACAAGTAAAAAGCTATTTGAAAGCAGGGTGTCCCGTAATATCAGCTCCGGTAATCAATAAATGGATATCATGTGTACCCTCATAGGTAATCACACTTTCCAAATTCATCATATGACGCATGATACTATACTCACCGGTAATTCCCATTCCACCCAAAACCTGTCGCGCTTCGCGGGCAATCTTGATTGCCATATCCACATTGTTTCGTTTGGCCATAGAGATTTGGGCAGTTGTAGCTCTCCCTTCATTTTTAAGCTGTCCCAATCGGAATGCCAACAATTGCGCTTTGGTGATTTCTGTAATCATTTCGGCCAACTTTTTTTGCTGTAATTGGGTAGCCGCAATGGGTTTTCCAAATTGGATTCGTTCCTTGGCATAGCGCAAGGCCGTATCATAACAATCCATAGCAGCGCCAATGGCTCCCCAAGCAATCCCGTAACGAGCTGAATCCAAACAACCCAGTGGAGCTCCCAATCCAGATTTATTGGGCAATAAATTTTCCTTGGGCACTTTTACATTATCAAAAATAAGTTCCCCTGTCGCAGAGGCACGCAAAGACCATTTGTTATGGGTTTCAGGGGTTGAAAAACCTTCCATGCCACGTTCCACGATAAGGCCGTGGATTCTTCCATCTTCATTTTTTGCCCAGACTACGGCAACATCTGCAAAAGGTGAATTGGAAATCCAAAGTTTAGCTCCATTTAATAGAAAATGGTCTCCCATGTCTTTGTATTTGGTTTCCATTCCACTAGGGTTAGAACCATGATTGGGTTCCGTAAGTCCAAAACAGCCCATCCACTCTCCAGTTGCGAGTTTTGGCAG contains:
- a CDS encoding acyl-CoA dehydrogenase family protein, whose translation is MKPDLFEAPDYYNLDDLLSEEHKLVRDAARQWVRRDISPIIEEYAQKAEFPDQIIGGLAEIGAFGPYIPEEYGGAGLDQISYGLIMQEIERGDSGVRSTASVQSSLVMYPIFAYGTEEQRKKYLPKLATGEWMGCFGLTEPNHGSNPSGMETKYKDMGDHFLLNGAKLWISNSPFADVAVVWAKNEDGRIHGLIVERGMEGFSTPETHNKWSLRASATGELIFDNVKVPKENLLPNKSGLGAPLGCLDSARYGIAWGAIGAAMDCYDTALRYAKERIQFGKPIAATQLQQKKLAEMITEITKAQLLAFRLGQLKNEGRATTAQISMAKRNNVDMAIKIAREARQVLGGMGITGEYSIMRHMMNLESVITYEGTHDIHLLITGADITGHPAFK